In Myxocyprinus asiaticus isolate MX2 ecotype Aquarium Trade chromosome 3, UBuf_Myxa_2, whole genome shotgun sequence, the following proteins share a genomic window:
- the tlcd5b gene encoding TLC domain-containing protein 5: MPLFIVETSCSLIGWFFLYVLLCHLNGERDNEWNCRLVTLMHGILIVCVTAYIGFIAGPWPFTHPGTENTSHQILALVLSLGYFLFDMAWCVYFRTEGPVMLAHHTMSILGILLALGLGESGIETCAVLFGSEITNPLLQARWFLKRMGCYDSLAGDVVDLLFIVLFASVRIGVGSRMLYCELTSPKPSLIVKVGGVAIYSLSWIFMVDIARFACRKTQTKYRRWTEQFKLDDVRGRAAKVQ, from the exons ATGCCCTTATTCATTGTGGAGACGAGTTGCAGCCTGATTGGCTGGTTCTTTCTGTATGTGTTGCTGTGTCATTTGAATGGTGAAAGAGATAATGAGTGGAATTGCAGACTGGTAACTCTGATGCATGGCATCCTGATAGTCTGTGTGACTGCCTATATTGGGTTTATTGCTGGACCATGGCCTTTCACACACCCAG GCACTGAAAACACATCACACCAGATCCTGGCTCTGGTGCTCAGCCTGGGATACTTCCTCTTTGACATGGCTTGGTGTGTGTACTTCCGGACAGAGGGTCCGGTGATGCTGGCCCACCACACCATGAGCATCCTTGGGATCCTGCTTGCTCTGGGACTGGGTGAGTCGGGCATCGAGACCTGTGCCGTTCTCTTCGGCAGCGAGATTACCAACCCGCTCTTGCAGGCTCGCTGGTTCCTGAAGCGTATGGGCTGCTATGACAGTTTGGCTGGAGACGTGGTGGACCTGCTCTTCATTGTCCTATTTGCTTCTGTGAGGATCGGTGTTGGGAGCAGAATGCTGTACTGTGAGTTAACCTCTCCAAAGCCATCACTAATCGTAAAAGTAGGTGGGGTGGCTATTTACTCCCTCTCGTGGATCTTCATGGTAGACATTGCACGCTTTGCCTGCCGGAAAACTCAAACCAAATACAGGCGATGGACAGAACAATTCAAACTGGATGATGTCAGAGGACGTGCTGCTAAAGTGCAATAG